A section of the Micromonas commoda chromosome 14, complete sequence genome encodes:
- a CDS encoding splicing factor (Contains multiple WD40 Pfam domains WD-40 repeats (also known as WD or beta-transducin repeats) are short ~40 amino acid motifs, often terminating in a Trp-Asp (W-D) dipeptide): MGGGGAGKRKTRAAGEEGVDADDDPENLALQVVAQKPKTVDDRAVSIVGVPSQQPHPKPGMNRTSSLDAPIMLLEGHGDAVNSIKFSPDGATVASCGADKTVLMWNVRGDCENYMMMQGHKNSVLELHWTADGDNILTCSPDKTLRLWDATTGESVKCMKGHQSFVNACSAAPKGKPLCVSGSDDGTAKLWDFRRKGEVATFADRFQVTAVAFDAEGDRFFSGGLDNVLKCWDIRNDAEPYMVLPGHTDTITGIAVAPDGSHVLTNAMDCTLRAWDVRSYAPEDRCVKYFVGHQHNFEKGMLKCGWSPDGAKVTAGSACRNVFVWDFDSRRVLYKLPGHEGAVNEVTFHPTEPIIGSAGSDGKIYLGELAD, translated from the exons ATGGGAGGAGGGGGAGCAGGGAAGCGCaagacccgcgccgcgggcgaggagggcgtcgacgcggatgacGACCCGGAGAATCTCGCGCTGCAGGTGGTGGCGCAGAAGCCCAAGACCGtggacgaccgcgcggtgtCGATCGTCGGCGTGCCCTCGCAGCAGCCCCATCCGAAGCCAGGCATGAACCGCACGTcctcgctcgacgcgcccaTCATGCTGCTGGAGGGACACGGGGACGCGGTCAACTCCATCAAGTTCTCAccggacggcgcgacggtggcgtcgtgCGGCGCGGATAAGACGGTGCTCATGTGgaacgtccgcggcgactgcgag AACTACATGATGATGCAGGGTCACAAGAACTCGGTGCTGGAGCTGCACTGGACCGCGGACGGCGATAACATCCTCACGTGCTCGCCGGACAAGACCCTGAGGCTCTGGGACGCCACCACGGGCGAGTCCGTGAAGTGCATGAAGGGGCACCAATCCTTCGTCAACGCgtgttcggcggcgcccaaggGGAAACCGCTGTGCGTGTCGGGCTCCGACGACGGGACCGCGAAGTTGTGGGACTTCAGGCGCAAGGGTGAGGTTGCGACGTTCGCGGACAGGTTCCAGgtgacggcggtggcgttcgacgcggagggtgaCAGGTTTTTcagcggcggcctcgacAACGTCTTAAAGTGCTGGGACATTCGCAACGACGCCGAGCCTTACATGGTCCTCCCGGGGCACACCGACACCATCAcgggcatcgccgtcgcgcccgacgggtcGCACGTGCTCACCAACGCGATGGACTGCACGCTGCGCGCGTGGGACGTTCGATCGTACGCTCCGGAGGATAGGTGCGTGAAGTATTTCGTCGGACACCAGCACAACTTCGAGAAGGGGATGCTCAAGTGCGGCTGGTcgcccgacggcgcgaaggtgACCGCGGGGAGCGCGTGCAGGAACGTGTTCGTGTGGGACTTCGACAGCAGGCGGGTGCTGTACAAGCTGCCGGGTCACGAGGGGGCGGTGAACGAGGTTACGTTTCACCCGACGGAGCCGATCATCGGAAGCGCCGGATCCGACGGGAAGATCTACCTCGGCGAACTCGCAGATTGA
- a CDS encoding predicted protein has product MARAKHQGKGKGGSARAAEPSPRKQRGPNHRSSSTAEEAELRTQLHELGLRVKEVAADGNCFFRAMCDQRWGDEDEHLHLRRLTIEYMKANRDDFEPFIEDDEKWDAYVERMGEDGTWAGNMELQAASLVCMTNVCVHQAGQPRWEIVNFPTADRWFHVTYEGGDHYNSVELISRRWYLEGDESGGEREASGPISLSKGRDGRAAPGWHCTREPTQSVVNECVARSGGEAKKQRAREVLRLFDGDVDAAAAALRAETSYRGALKGGVGDPKPSESDETGRPMLSEDDWALRGVTGGGTKSSGDLIDEEGSDDDDDWEPVVTKRRGGGGRRGGGSRRDDDLDERVAALRI; this is encoded by the coding sequence ATGGCCAGGGCCAAGCACCAGGGGAAAGGCAAGGGGGgatccgcccgcgcggcggagccctCCCCGCGGAAGCAGCGCGGCCCCAACCATCGAagctcgtccaccgccgaggaggccgagctCCGGACGCAGCTCCACGAGCTCGGACTGCGGGTCaaggaggtggccgccgacggcaaCTGCTTCTTCCGGGCGATGTGCGATCAGCGCTggggggacgaggacgagcacCTCCACCTGAGGCGGCTCACCATCGAGTACATGAAGGCGAACAGGGACGACTTCGAGCCCTtcatcgaggacgacgagaagTGGGACGCGTACGTGGAGAGgatgggcgaggacggcacgTGGGCGGGGAACATGGAGCTCcaggcggcgtcgctggtGTGCATGACCAACGTGTGCGTCCACCAGGCGGGGCAGCCGCGCTGGGAAATCGTCAACTTTCCCACCGCCGACAGGTGGTTCCACGTCACgtacgagggcggcgaccacTACAACTCCGTCGAGCTCATCAGCAGGCGGTGGTACCTCGAAGGAgacgagagcggcggggaGCGAGAGGCGAGCGGGCCCATCTCGCTGTCAaagggacgcgacggacgcgcggcgccgggctggCACTGCACTCGGGAGCCGACGCAATCCGTCGTCAAcgagtgcgtcgcgcgctcgggagGCGAGGCGAAGAAGCAGCGCGCTCGAGAGGTGCTCCGActcttcgacggcgacgtggacgcggcggcggcggcgctgcgggCGGAGACGTCCTATCGCGGGGCGCtcaagggcggcgtcggggatcCGAAGCCCAGCGAATCCGACGAGACCGGTCGCCCGATGCTCTCCGAGGACGACTGGGCACTCAGGGGCGTCACGGGTGGGGGGACGAAGTCGAGCGGCGACTtgatcgacgaggagggatcggacgacgacgacgattggGAACCCGTGGTGACCAAGaggcgcggaggcgggggcaGGAGAGGGGGCGGTTCgagacgcgacgacgacctcgacgagcgcgtcgcggcgctcagaATCTGA